Proteins co-encoded in one Polynucleobacter sp. MG-6-Vaara-E2 genomic window:
- a CDS encoding diguanylate phosphodiesterase, with protein sequence MSPKSRLYTLVKAWKNKPFQEVRDACGAPWLGLSSQALEEHQSWSKRQAISHEPIFNCKGTKLTGSLFRPLLAATDMQLLRLFMEGLDTISYWYQGGRFIPGILPIPTHALASAEYVDAFSDLILNSRLPVGLVALGMQSLPEKDLADSCKEGLLRMRRLGVLLHLINFTGEPEQLQWAQEMQMEGIHLDMNQLRDQEISHDVLAKIRRSPYSPTQIYASNVALVKDLENASNWQIDHCYGGLMMAPISRHQMLQINDSRIAKAIFSLHPHQHLNPNGDK encoded by the coding sequence ATGAGCCCGAAATCCCGGCTGTACACGCTTGTAAAGGCATGGAAGAACAAACCCTTCCAAGAAGTACGCGACGCCTGTGGCGCACCCTGGCTTGGCCTGAGTAGTCAAGCCCTCGAAGAACACCAATCCTGGTCCAAGCGACAGGCGATTAGTCATGAACCTATTTTTAACTGCAAAGGGACAAAACTGACCGGCTCTTTATTTAGACCACTACTGGCAGCCACTGATATGCAATTACTGCGTTTATTCATGGAGGGCTTGGATACGATCTCCTACTGGTACCAAGGTGGTCGATTCATTCCCGGCATTTTGCCAATTCCGACACATGCTCTTGCTTCTGCTGAGTATGTCGATGCCTTTAGCGACCTCATTTTGAATTCACGCTTACCTGTTGGTTTAGTTGCATTAGGCATGCAGTCCCTGCCAGAAAAAGATCTCGCAGATTCTTGCAAGGAAGGTTTACTACGCATGCGACGACTAGGCGTCTTGTTGCACCTGATCAATTTCACCGGAGAACCAGAGCAACTTCAATGGGCTCAAGAAATGCAAATGGAAGGAATTCATTTAGACATGAATCAACTTCGTGATCAGGAGATTTCGCATGATGTTCTGGCAAAAATTAGGCGCTCGCCATATTCACCAACACAAATATATGCAAGCAATGTAGCACTAGTGAAGGACCTGGAAAATGCCTCGAATTGGCAAATAGATCATTGTTATGGGGGTCTCATGATGGCACCCATTAGTCGACATCAAATGCTTCAGATTAACGATAGCCGAATCGCTAAAGCCATTTTTTCGCTGCACCCTCATCAACACCTAAACCCAAATGGAGACAAGTAA
- a CDS encoding response regulator transcription factor translates to MRKRVMLVDDHPAMLMALKSMLQDQLMFEVVGQAQNGEECLRSIKEVNPNMVILDLDMPKTDGFDVIRRIGLMYPDIRMLILSSMDEAVYGGRVRSLGGHGFVNKTAGADVILAACVAISQGYNFFTHGKNGNSSLTDNDKLALISDRELQVMKYLGKGNTNQQISDMLHISNKTVATYKTRVFDKLGINNIADLILFCRMNNIIES, encoded by the coding sequence ATGAGAAAACGCGTGATGTTGGTAGATGACCATCCAGCAATGCTGATGGCTCTTAAAAGTATGTTGCAAGACCAACTGATGTTCGAGGTAGTGGGCCAAGCTCAGAACGGTGAAGAGTGCCTTCGGTCTATAAAAGAGGTAAATCCGAACATGGTCATTCTAGATTTGGATATGCCCAAGACGGATGGCTTTGATGTCATTAGACGCATCGGTCTCATGTATCCAGATATTCGTATGCTCATTTTATCGAGCATGGATGAAGCGGTCTACGGCGGTAGAGTGAGATCCCTTGGCGGTCACGGCTTTGTCAATAAAACAGCTGGGGCTGACGTTATCCTGGCAGCTTGCGTTGCCATATCTCAAGGCTATAACTTCTTTACCCATGGAAAAAATGGTAATAGCTCACTAACAGACAACGATAAGCTCGCCTTAATCTCTGACCGTGAATTGCAGGTGATGAAATATCTAGGCAAGGGAAATACAAATCAACAAATTTCTGACATGCTGCATATTAGTAATAAAACAGTTGCTACCTATAAGACCCGTGTCTTTGACAAACTCGGCATCAACAATATTGCGGACTTAATTCTGTTTTGCCGAATGAATAATATTATCGAAAGCTAA
- a CDS encoding response regulator: protein MHRFIIRIVLICGILWNGASYAHPISSAEQRWIDAHPIVHFSIHEKYAPYLQNQDEAGIFNLLLKKLSNHTQQEFRPKWRKTEQEGLEQLSNGEVDFIIDPPSINDNYLRFGSLSEAIFWGHDAVITKRNKLSTTAIDPTNVAYFDRGYENPPASTHLEPQFFNNSDKLLTALIKNDVEALILPIRLAQQLIQKVNDPQIQLDGIYNREPFAYRWLISHEDAPLHRVLSHFLNNLDPIESRELFALDFTQPEIRSSHLKVLPWLSTFLILIGGCTLFWRMHKRRQLQDQEVAELLSSKELAERANAAKSSFLATMSHEIRTPMNAILGVQEILLKSQEFPAQAKSLLKSANTSANSLLGILNQVLDLSKIEAGKLTLNLEPCCLNSLINDIDSAYSAIAYKQNLILHTSKDPRIAEALMVDALRLRQILQNLISNAIKFTRQGEIYFSISVLADDHAGQLIEFRIIDTGVGMGADEIELALQAFEQVPGKGIQEHGTGLGLTITNHLVTSMNSQLYFESAPGFGSNIHFCVAFPRTSMAPSKNEYSSSIGHSSVKFTAKNPQNRDKALNALVVEDHPASRQIISLQLESLGINVLVCDNAQTALQMISENHFDLLMTDQSIPGMQGSELAKQIRASGNRDLVIIGVTADIYALESRHQFLAAGMNGVLIKPLSLMSLENELVRYFQAVEEIEKACFPKEEYSFDAFANLLRNEPEKISIILSEIKKVHDEALQAIETELLSEPTLDSLIHKIKGGAQLLSAGQFIHSCESLEKEEDFHGKLASFRVLLIQQNQVIARYQAKFSKSSI from the coding sequence ATGCATCGATTCATTATTCGCATAGTTCTGATATGTGGCATCTTATGGAATGGGGCATCATATGCCCACCCGATAAGTTCAGCAGAACAACGGTGGATCGATGCCCATCCCATAGTGCATTTCAGTATTCATGAAAAATATGCACCCTATCTTCAAAATCAAGATGAAGCAGGGATATTTAACCTGCTTCTAAAAAAACTGAGCAATCATACCCAACAAGAGTTTCGTCCGAAATGGAGAAAAACAGAACAAGAGGGATTGGAACAACTATCCAACGGTGAAGTTGACTTCATCATTGATCCGCCGAGCATAAATGACAACTACCTTCGCTTCGGATCTTTATCGGAAGCTATCTTTTGGGGGCACGATGCAGTTATCACCAAGCGAAATAAGTTAAGTACTACTGCAATTGATCCAACCAATGTTGCTTACTTTGATCGCGGCTATGAGAATCCTCCCGCAAGTACTCACCTAGAACCACAGTTCTTCAATAATTCCGATAAGTTACTGACTGCTCTAATTAAGAATGATGTGGAAGCTTTAATCCTACCCATACGCTTAGCTCAGCAACTTATTCAAAAAGTAAACGATCCACAAATCCAACTAGATGGGATATATAACCGAGAGCCCTTTGCTTATCGCTGGTTGATTTCACATGAAGATGCACCACTTCATAGAGTTCTTAGTCACTTCCTCAATAATCTGGATCCTATAGAGTCGCGGGAACTCTTTGCGCTAGATTTCACTCAACCTGAAATCAGGAGTAGTCATTTAAAAGTTCTGCCCTGGCTAAGTACTTTTTTAATCTTGATTGGTGGCTGCACGCTCTTCTGGCGGATGCACAAAAGACGACAACTACAAGACCAAGAGGTAGCAGAACTACTCTCTTCAAAGGAGCTTGCAGAAAGAGCAAATGCTGCTAAGTCCTCTTTCCTCGCCACAATGAGCCATGAGATTCGTACCCCCATGAATGCAATTCTTGGGGTTCAGGAAATACTCTTGAAGAGTCAAGAATTTCCAGCGCAGGCAAAGTCCTTACTCAAAAGCGCTAACACCTCAGCCAACTCTCTTTTGGGAATTCTGAATCAAGTTTTAGATCTCTCTAAGATAGAAGCAGGTAAGCTCACCTTAAATTTAGAGCCTTGCTGCTTAAATTCTTTAATTAATGATATTGACTCTGCGTATTCAGCGATAGCTTATAAGCAAAACTTAATCCTACATACCTCGAAAGATCCACGCATAGCAGAAGCTCTCATGGTCGATGCTTTGCGCTTGCGTCAGATTTTGCAAAACCTTATTAGTAATGCCATTAAATTTACTCGACAGGGAGAAATTTACTTCTCTATCAGCGTTCTAGCAGACGATCATGCTGGACAGTTAATAGAATTTCGGATCATTGATACTGGGGTTGGTATGGGTGCAGACGAGATTGAGCTAGCACTACAAGCATTTGAACAGGTGCCCGGCAAAGGAATTCAAGAGCATGGCACCGGTCTTGGCTTAACGATCACCAATCACCTAGTCACCTCCATGAATAGCCAACTTTACTTTGAAAGTGCCCCTGGTTTTGGCAGCAATATTCATTTCTGCGTGGCATTTCCTCGAACAAGCATGGCCCCATCTAAAAATGAATACTCTTCATCCATAGGTCATAGCTCAGTCAAGTTCACTGCAAAAAATCCTCAGAATAGAGATAAAGCCTTAAATGCTCTGGTAGTTGAGGATCATCCCGCAAGTAGGCAAATTATTTCTCTCCAATTGGAATCCCTAGGTATCAATGTCTTGGTTTGCGATAACGCCCAAACAGCCCTACAAATGATTTCTGAGAATCATTTTGATCTATTAATGACCGATCAATCGATACCAGGTATGCAAGGTTCGGAATTAGCTAAACAAATTCGAGCTTCTGGAAATCGAGATCTTGTCATCATTGGGGTAACGGCCGATATTTATGCCCTAGAGTCGCGCCATCAGTTTTTAGCAGCGGGCATGAACGGTGTTCTCATTAAACCCCTAAGCCTGATGAGTCTTGAAAATGAATTAGTGCGGTATTTTCAAGCTGTTGAAGAAATAGAAAAGGCATGCTTCCCTAAAGAAGAATACTCATTTGATGCTTTTGCTAACTTGCTGAGGAATGAGCCAGAAAAGATATCAATTATTTTAAGTGAGATTAAGAAAGTTCATGATGAAGCTCTGCAGGCCATTGAAACAGAACTTCTCAGTGAACCCACCCTAGACAGCCTGATTCATAAGATCAAGGGCGGCGCTCAACTTCTAAGTGCAGGGCAATTTATTCATTCCTGCGAATCTTTAGAAAAAGAGGAAGATTTTCATGGCAAGCTTGCTTCTTTTAGAGTGTTACTTATCCAGCAAAACCAAGTGATTGCCCGCTATCAAGCAAAGTTTTCTAAGTCATCAATTTGA